One region of Malania oleifera isolate guangnan ecotype guangnan chromosome 6, ASM2987363v1, whole genome shotgun sequence genomic DNA includes:
- the LOC131158400 gene encoding F-box/kelch-repeat protein At1g57790-like — protein MPTPSSRSCVTRPPAPLKCPWLVFSHGKHKSTQTFYNVAEDCYYVKSIPDMCQKYICASCHGWLVIMDINSDDFFLLNPVSMEKIELPPWNSFTLESCVLSLPPSNPNCIVVVFAASLGEPYIRFCRPGDCRWIDCELGSLLEMLRFPTTCNGKIYGLTKVKGSLATLEFVGSNVSVRKLVTEKRPWPSLPGITQSGAHLVESGGELYLVITALVGEAAKLRDVEVFKMDFQSLTWLEVESLGDRAFFVDGNWGNSVSCSSAASRIKGNAIYYIDGRRDKNLYVFHLKDRSLSVSLPLPKFHHLLDTLWVMPEIQEHAKLD, from the coding sequence ATGCCAACTCCTAGCAGCCGGTCATGTGTAACTCGTCCACCTGCACCTCTGAAGTGCCCATGGCTTGTGTTTTCTCATGGGAAGCACAAGTCCACACAAACATTCTACAACGTAGCCGAAGATTGCTATTATGTGAAAAGCATACCTGATATGTGCCAAAAATACATATGTGCTTCTTGTCACGGATGGCTGGTGATTATGGATATCAACTCTGATGACTTTTTTTTACTTAATCCTGTTTCAATGGAAAAAATAGAGCTGCCACCATGGAATTCATTTACGTTAGAGTCTTGTGTTTTGTCGCTGCCTCCTAGCAATCCCAACtgtattgttgttgtttttgctGCGAGTTTAGGCGAACCTTATATCAGGTTTTGCCGACCAGGTGATTGCAGATGGATCGATTGTGAACTGGGATCACTGCTTGAAATGCTGAGGTTTCCTACTACCTGTAATGGCAAAATTTATGGACTTACTAAAGTCAAAGGAAGTCTTGCAACCTTAGAGTTTGTTGGCTCCAATGTATCTGTCAGGAAATTAGTAACGGAGAAACGTCCTTGGCCATCCCTGCCAGGAATTACACAGTCAGGAGCACATCTAGTTGAATCAGGTGGGGAGCTTTATCTTGTCATCACAGCGCTTGTTGGTGAAGCCGCTAAGCTTCGGGATGTGGAGGTGTTTAAAATGGACTTCCAAAGTTTAACTTGGTTGGAGGTGGAAAGTTTAGGTGACCGAGCATTTTTCGTCGATGGAAATTGGGGAAACTCTGTTTCTTGCTCCTCTGCAGCATCAAGAATTAAGGGAAATGCTATTTACTACATTGATGGACGGCGAGACAAGAACCTGTATGTGTTTCATCTTAAAGATAGGAGCTTATCTGTTTCTCTACCCCTTCCAAAATTTCATCATCTGTTGGATACTCTTTGGGTTATGCCAGAAATTCAAGAACATGCTAAACTAGATTGA